TAATTccaatatgtaattgtatgtataATACTTTACATTTAGTTTTAGAAGTGTACAAAAATGACCAATTTTGGACTTGTACTGTTCTTTAACTCATcgattcaattataaaattaatttaatgtctagCATTCATTGTGTTAGAATTCACTGAGAACAgtgtatgaattattaaaatccgATTTGAAGAGGGTGGAGGAAATGACTAGAGGAACCAATTCCATTGGAGCAACAGTTGCTGAGGTTTCTAATCAACTGTGTCAATATATTACAGCAAAAATACAATTGATAGATTTGTTAGTATATTATTACTTcagtatattattaaatattttgtctaATGTCATTTTGTTTTAGTTATGAGAAAATGTATAATATGAGTATAAATAGTAAAGCTATGAAATATCAAGAATTATTAGAATCTATTGAAGGAATTACAGAGGCTCATTCTTTATCTTGTTCACATTTAGCATTAACTGCTATTAAAACAAGTTTAACGTAAGTATAagcagaaatttatttatttaacaaacatAATAGTTGTGATATATAATGgaatattctaaatttaaagTATGTTTTTATCAGATTAGAATGTGAAATATTAGTACAGTTAACAAAAGCACAAGTTGAACTTCAACATTGGAGATTCTTGTCAACATTAATGGCTCTTTATGGTGCGCAAACACGTATGTCCGCATGGGAAAGAACTTTACAAAGTAAAGAGGTCAGTAACAAACAGATGTGTCCATTTTAAGTGAATTTAATGGAATACTTTAGAAGAAACTGAGGATATtagaaaaatgtttttataaaagTTATTTAGTATAGAAGGAGATATAATCCACTTTAAACGAATTTTTAGCTATATATTGCAATGTGAAagccccaaatcttcaattttttaaatatttttagttttttttctgtaatatctcaACAAAGTCTAATTAGAATGGACATATTGTATGTAAAGAATAAAACATGTAAAAGTATTTAATCACCAAATATAACATTTTCAGTCATGGAAGTTAGGTTTTGGCACTTCTTTTCTGAAGGCAAATCAACAACCAGCATTATATCAGTGGTTAGTGAAGCTACGCAGTAATATACTAGCTAAATGCTCATTATATTTTCATACTACTTTAAGTCAACAAGCTAATCCAGGGGAAATGAGAAGCATCATGAACAAACAAAACGTGGATTACTATCATAAGTAAAACTTCATTAACTTTTTTAATGTATTAAAGTTATGTAAATCACCAGTCATCAAAATAAATGtgtataattacatattttagaATACAAAGTTTTCAACGTAAACATGATGTTCTAGcggttttaattgtatttgaTTCCCGAGGAGTAGAAGATGCAGGTCCAGGTTATAGGCATCCTCGTAGAGAACCAAATGTGACTGAACAATTTCCTGTGGTTCTCAGTTGCCCTAGTGTAAATTTATATGGCTTATAAGTGACTACATTTATTACCCTTAGATCTatgataaaaaattttgttttctaaattaatattttatgttttaggCATTTGCCCAAAAACCATCATTGTATTTGGATAACGTACAAAAACGAATTAAAGAACGTCATGCAGAACTTCTTGCCATGGATAAAATTGTGTatagtaaaaatgtaaaagtatgTTACTAGCTTAATAGTAGTCAATCAACCGTATTAACTAATATTCTTGCAGGACGTGTGTACATATGCAATGTACAATACTGATCCTAGAATGACTTTAATTACTGTGTTCGAAAGCGGCAAACAAAAGGATAAAGAAACTCATGTAACATCATTTATGACAGACCTATGTACGCAAATTAGATGTAATAAGGTTTACGAatcattaaaattatcaaaatgaaGAATAATTCGGATGTACATACAAATGctataacaataccaaagattGTAGCGCGCAAAAATCAAAAGTTATTTAAATAACATATGTTACTATAATgttgtatagaaataaaatttttattactgtTTAATGATATACcatattactattttttcatgaataacattttatttttggtcaatgatattgttattaaaaaaaaatacgttataaataataaatttaattattcgaataaaattagataatttttatttttattaaaaatatatacaaaattttgttacaattgaaTACAAACTATTACAACGACATAATTGCTCGTTTCAAtgccttttctttattttttctaaCTCTGTTTTTATGTTTACTGCTTTTAGTTGCGTCTCTGAAAAATTGTATTCCTTCCTTCTCTTCAATAACGCGTTGCAAATACATCATTCCGTGTAAATTAAAACCAATCATATCCTAAAAGTAACATGTTTtaattatattgaatattaaaacaattatttaaatacgatttatataaaaaaattattacctTTAGATTGGAAACTTTTTTTATAGCAAGTTCTTTCACAGTTTCTAATACAGGCAAAAGTTCTTCTGTACTTATAATAGGACCATGATGAGCTTGTATTAAACATAGGGCTAATCTTGCTATTAATTCCGTGTGATAATCTGATTGTAATAATTTGGGAagcattttgagaattttacaaGCAATCGAgtatggtaataataataatgtttctTCTAAATCACTAAAAAATAGTGtttatattctatttatttttattatgttttataCTTACGTACATACAATTTATATGAGTATCTTTTACCTTGCTCTGATTCGTTTGATTGTTTCTAAAAAGTAATCATCTGTGGTTGTACAATTGTAAGCTTGCATTTGTAAAGGAACAGGAGGCGTTGTATTGATACCTAATGCTGCCGCTTTTAATAATTGTTCGTTATATTCTTCAGATACTTCTAAACATTCCATTATCAATTCAgcctaaaaatatatattatatatttttatattatatattatataacaattagaaattgaggctttaatatttaatgctcTATTTCTTACTCCTTTTTCACTAGACACAGTTTTTCTTGAAGGTAAAGATTGTTGTTTTTGCCCTGGCACAACGGTAGTATCTCCAGTAGCTAATTCATTTTCTTGACGTTCcctctcctcttcttcttcatcttgaAGAACTAAAGGTTCTGAAGTTCGTTCGTATAACCTAACGACTTTATCCGATCCACAAGATACGACATAAATACCATTTGGAGAGACAGCACAATTCCAAGCTTCTCCTGTATGAccctaaataaatgaatattttatgattGATTTTTCATTATATTCAATAATGTTATTTACAAAACATTTTTCAAAAGATTTAATTACATGCAATGTTACAATTTTGTGGAAACTATCAGCGTCCCATTCTTTTATTCTTCCATCTTTTCCACAAGTGAAAACATAATGTGTACCAGGAACGAATGATAATCCTGTGACAGAATCATCATGAGCAAATATTGATTTATGACAATCTCCGAAATCGAGAccccaaattttaatatttcgatcTGCAGAACCAGTGGTAATGAGTGTTGAGTCACTGGATATATCCATACATAAAACCGGTAATTTATGTCCATAAAGTGAGATAAAAaactaaatcaaaattaaataaattttagaaacttcattccaacaaaataaattattatatctttGAATAATCACCTTAAATGTATCAAGGAAGAAAATTTTTATAGTAGAATCAAGCAATGCGACTGCAACAAATCTATTATTAGGACTTATTCTTACGCATAATACAGTATCCTCTagttttaaagtttttaaatgtAGTACAGACAAAACTTTCGCCTTTATTTCTCTATCGGGATCTTCGATaagttcaaaattccaaaattttactgtttgatCACCCCCACCACTAGCTACTCctttctataaaattgtaaataaataatgtaaatctaTACTCGCAATTaaactattataattattattatgataaaaatagaatataatgtaaataaagAATACCTTATCAGGAAATAGCGTAACGCTCCAAAGTTCCTTTGAATGTGCAGGTACTTCTTCTAAAATATCACCTGCTGTAATATCTATAATCAACATTTTACCATCTTTCAAACCTACTATTAAATGTCTGTCTCCTGGCACAAACGTTAATGTTAAAGCATAACCACATTGTACAGTACGTAAACATGCTAAAGTCGGTCTAAAATAATAGGGAATGatgtaatttaagaaaatattctGATAAACTTTAATTCATTATATTCATACCTATTCCATAATTTTACAGAATCTCCACTAGCTGTTGCAAAAGCCAAATTATCAGAGCTAAAACAAACAGCACGAACGTCCGTACGATGACCATGAATCGTTATTGATCTCAattgttttatttcaatatcTTTTTCTTGGGTAAGTAAAGAATATAACTCTATAGAATTATTATTAACTCCAACACATatctgaaataataaaaaaggttaaataaatatacatttaaaataaagtttagTAAAAGAAATAAGTATTCATTATAACTTACTCTGAGTTCACCTCCTCTACCCATTACCATGTCTAATCCTTTAGCTTTAGCAGATATTTTGATAATAGGTAAACGAATGATTTCATCCTTTATAGTTGGTACTTTCGAAACATTTTCTTCTATATTACTTCCATTTCTATTTACAAGACATGTGTATCATATTAacaaaaatctaggaatttataaagtatctagtttgaattaatttatgtaCTTCTCTGCCTTTTTCCGTTCCTTCCGTAATCGTTTAGCaacattttcttttactttggtaTCAGGTAATAATTGAAATAGATCCACTGTATTATCTACTCCATGACATCCAATAATAGTATGCGTTGTATCAACTTCAAGAGATACAACTCGTCCACGGCTGCTTCTCAGTATACTTCCAATTTTCTCACACCTCAAAGgatgtttctattaaaaatatatgcattaaataaaaaaattgtacttgtgtgcataaatacaaattaacaGAGTTATACCATGTCGCTAACTTCAGCATCATCAGTAAGAGTTAATTCTTGCAAATTAATATCTACAGTTTCTGTatcagtaaaaaatattttccataCACGTAATTCATTATCATTACAACCAGTTACTAAATAATGATCATTTTTAACCAAAGCTAGACTCCAAACCTTAaaaaatcaattattaattattaataataactataTAGAAAATCAACAtctaaatgttaataatatatgtacctCTGTTCTATGACCAACAAGAGTTCTAAAATTATGTTCAGtatcaatatcccaaaattttacaaatgtatcTTTACTggcactaataataatattatgattacTCATAAATACTAGTTTAGTTATTACACCTTTATGCCCACTCAGTCGACATATTCCAGTTTCAGCTACTATGTCCCAAAGAATAATGTCTGTATCCTAGAATACAATATATATAGATTAAtaatttcctcttttttttcttaCACGAAATACCTTACCTTAGAACCAGAAGCTAACCTATGTCCTTTGCTGTCATATACTAATGTTGTAATTTCAGATCGATGACCTACAAATATACTTGTATTTTCTCCCGATTCcaaattaaaagtttttataGTACCGTCCATGTAACCAACTGCTATATGTTGTTTATTAGGAGATGCAGCTAAACATGTTACAGTTGCTTTATCTCCAGATAATACTTGAgcctgaaataaaataattataatgattATCAAAGTTTCTGTTAgaagtacataaatattttatgacatACCTTTTCTCCTAAACGTAAATCCCATACAAAAACATGTTCACATGCACCAACTGCCACGAATCTACCTTCTTGGCCTTGTAATGTTACAAACACAATATTACACGCAGGACTAACAATAATGTTTGTATTTCCTGCTGGTACATATCTCAAATATTGCTTTGTTAAACCCATTTTGCATTTATTAAATAGTGTACCAAAATATACtcataaaaacatttattttcattacaaaTATATGGTATATAAGTTGAAGagctattttatattacaaattttcatactgaaatatgtattgaacaattagaaaatataacttaaaatatcacttatttaatattgatgattaaacGTGGAAATTTTGTTTTACATTTTAGGTTAGGAATTCACATAACACGTGAGTGATGCTTTCCGCTATAACATTTGACATGGTTGAATAATGAAGTTAGAACCACAAGTTTCCCTCCACATGGACTTTCATGCGCATAACTAGTGGCGCTGTCATCCTTTGTAAGGTACGAGGATTCAGtaagattgtaaattttcaagtttataaatttccaaaggaAAATTTTCAAGATCACGAACTTTTGAAAGTACAGATTTGTAAACTTTCAACCGTTATACATAAAAACCGGTTTCTGTATTAAGgatttcaaaaaatttatacTGCTTTTAAATGAATCTAATTTCATGTCAACCtctaataattagaaatctatttgtttctttatattattaatattggcTTTCGAAGTATTTCCATTAATTTTACaacattgaaaagttgaaaaagaaagacatattaaaataattattgtacaaaatatattttaagcatatattacagaaatgattattacaaacaatttataataaaatgacaAATTATGTATCACAAGAAAATatagatgaatgtgttacagagaaatgacaaatatttattacgaATAAATTGTTGATGAATGTGCACGTATAAACCATTACTTACTGAACATTACATTTACATACACACTATGCACATGCGCGTTTCAGTATATTACGTTGAAATTATATCTTCACTCTGTTTCATTTGGAAtgggcatttaaattggttaTGCCATTCTTTCTCTTTCTAAAAGTAGTTTCCTTGTCAGAATTCGCCTCTTGTTGAATCCCTTTTTTTTGGCTACatatatattgtatgtatgtgtacatactATATAATAAGACAGACTGTATATAGCATATATATACACTGTGCATTacgtgcgtggtaattcgatgtttGGTTGAATAATGTGGAAGAGTGGCTAAATTAGTGTTCTTGAATGAATGTCTAACTTTAGTCGTTataaaagtatagtaaatgtaatttttaatggaaAGAACAGTATTCAtacaataaatgaataatttatataaaaaataatatatattgatTTTCATATAAGATGTTACATGTAAATTTGTTAACGAAAATGTTCCATTATTCTGCACATGGTGTATCTAAATCAGTGTTTTACtgtatagttaataataataaaataaatattaatgctGTACGATTGTTTTACAACGATAAAGAAAGTATCAACCACTTCTTGCAATATCTACGTAAACGACATAGTATGATGCAAATGAAGTATGAAGATGATGAAAGAAAAGCTGAAACTAAAACATATGATGAATCAACACCTATAAAATCTTTATTATTCTATAAACCTAATGCACCTGAGATGCATGATTTCTTTACATTTAATTGGAAATATTGGTGGGAGCATAAAAAACTGCAATACAGAAAAATAGCACAAAAATATAGATATgataaaaatgaagtattaGGTCCTGACATAGCAACAGCTAAATTTATCTTAATATCTGGTGGTAGAGTGAAGTTTGCAAATCAGAATGATTGGATAGATGCTACTAACAAAaaggaaatttccaaaattccaactgaTTATCAACCAGAATTTATTTTAGAGGGATTAGATTTAAGAGGATATCCTCTCGAATATGAGAACCTTTATACTATATGCAATTTATATCACCTAAAATGGCTTAGTTTAAGAGGTTGTGATACAATTAATGATTGGAGTATAGATAAATTAGCTGCAGAATATCCAAACTTAGAATATCTTGATATATcggaatgtaaaaatgtaacagATAGAGGATTACAGGCTTTATATAAAACACCTAATTTGAAACAATTAATTGTAACAGATTTCACTACATCTGCAGCATTCGAGTTAACTTGTTTACTATTACAAGATATTAATCCATATCTAAActgtaaaattctaaaaccagaaaaggaattattattaaaccatgggtaatgaaaaataaatataattattaataatactatagcacattttataaaatatttactattatgtattataaaaataattataaaatttaattttttgtacaaaaattaagtattccttattaatttattcttttctCTGCGCTTTTTTACATAGTATAATTCTGCCTTATTTGTAATTCCATAGGCTTTGATATTTTCATTATCATTTACCAGTTTTACATTATCAAAGCATAAATAATACTTTTTCCAAACATGTTTCCAACTTATTTTCTTCTTCACATTTTCCCTTTTTAAAGATAAATTTGTGTGACGCTTTATAGCTTTCTTGAGATTCAAAACTGAAGTATTGTGGGGAGGTACCTAAACATAAAAAAGATGTTTTTAAATTGTTCTAATAAATACTTGTATaatgttaaattttgtttaattacattataatttcatagcaattattaaaataaaaaatttatataaaataatattaccaCAATTCCAAGCTTTGGTAGTTCCCCACGATTCAAATATAGAGTTATTGCTTGCCCTTGTGCAACTGCAATTTGAGATTTAAGTTCTTCAACTGTAACATCCGACGGTAAACCAGAAAATAGTGGATCGCTTTCTATTATATTGTCAATAGCTTCTTTCGTTAGTTTTACTAACTCGTTATGATCAAGTTCTGCTTGTTTATTGATTATTGCTTCGTTcttaaattgatttttattttcgtgTTCTACATCTCCTAATTCATCGTCTTTAACAGTACACCGTGCTTGATCCATTCTTTATTGGTGCCGTTATAAAGAATGTAGGAATCATAAATGAACAAAGAAAggcattaaataataaaatactattaaCTTTTCATGCTTTCTGCAAACAAGAGataaatatatgttatatagtTAAAACATATATGAAGCATTTATTTGTATCTGTTGATCAGATCTCTCGAATTACGAGTTTTCGTTCATTCTGCGCATATCGACTCTGATTGGTTCTACAAAATCCGTAAGCACAGGTAATACGCAAGCGCCTTCATAATTGTGATGTTAAGCATATATATTTAGTGGTCTTTAATTTTGTATTCTTCCTAAATTACCGATTTAATTCGTCGAAAAAATTATTGCTATCAACATGCATGAAAAAAAGGATGATATCGAattcatttttccatttttggcTATTAGGCAATGGTGCTTAAAGGCTATGTATGTATAGTAACCATTCAATAAACTACCTATGTGTTTTTCCAGTACGCTCTCAGAGATccatgagaattttgaattttcaaataatataaaCACAGTTGTTTATCGCTGACCATTATATTTTCTagctatttgtatattttgtctGCTGTATATATGACTGATGAAGTAGAAGGAAAATCATGGTGGGGCAGTACAAATAACAGAGGTAGGGTCTCCCAGTTCAGTCAAGCTGCGCGAAACGACCCTATTCTGTCGCCGAATTGACTATACATATAACCGTTGCTGAAAAGCATTCAACTATACCGTTTGCTCAGAGTTAACGCCTGCGCACATAGTATTTATTAGTGCAATGAGGGCGCGGTTGTCACCGATCAATCTCGGCTGCATTTGTATGTATGCAGTTCATCCTAAAACTTTGTGAGCGTAGTGTGCTTTACGTACGTACATATTGTGGTACTCTAAAACGTTCGTTGAAGTGCGATAATTTTcagttaaatttatataatttgacGTATAGATTTCGCGCAAAAAGTGTTTTGATACCTTAATTCGAAGCGAACTGAAGTCAAAACATTCATCGAGATGACGATTATCACAAAGGCCCTTACCGAGAAGAAGGCGGACAAAAAGGAACAAGCCTTGTTTGTTGAAGAGAATGCAGCGGTTAGCATTACTTTTAatctaacaatttttattattttaaacagaaataaTTGATGAACGAATTTTTTAGATGTTTTGAATATAATCTGTTGTCTATAAATAAACATAAAGTCTTTGATCACTTTAAACGAGCtaattattgataatttaaTGTTATTCCATGTATATTCATTAtcataattgttattattatctttgtTTTTTAATAGGAACA
Above is a window of Megachile rotundata isolate GNS110a chromosome 1, iyMegRotu1, whole genome shotgun sequence DNA encoding:
- the LOC100876433 gene encoding KICSTOR subunit 2 isoform X2; this encodes MEHEEEFLNTFFTQVAQLCTDKAKELIEKERGSCRQTQMGPWGMLLMHLPQIAVAEHLYADLGFLHTKNKGFLRKDNSLRTVYELLKSDLKRVEEMTRGTNSIGATVAEVSNQLCQYITAKIQLIDFYEKMYNMSINSKAMKYQELLESIEGITEAHSLSCSHLALTAIKTSLTLECEILVQLTKAQVELQHWRFLSTLMALYGAQTRMSAWERTLQSKESWKLGFGTSFLKANQQPALYQWLVKLRSNILAKCSLYFHTTLSQQANPGEMRSIMNKQNVDYYHKIQSFQRKHDVLAVLIVFDSRGVEDAGPGYRHPRREPNVTEQFPVVLSCPSAFAQKPSLYLDNVQKRIKERHAELLAMDKIVYSKNDVCTYAMYNTDPRMTLITVFESGKQKDKETHVTSFMTDLCTQIRCNKVYESLKLSK
- the LOC100876316 gene encoding WD repeat-containing protein 3 isoform X2, producing MGLTKQYLRYVPAGNTNIIVSPACNIVFVTLQGQEGRFVAVGACEHVFVWDLRLGEKAQVLSGDKATVTCLAASPNKQHIAVGYMDGTIKTFNLESGENTSIFVGHRSEITTLVYDSKGHRLASGSKDTDIILWDIVAETGICRLSGHKGVITKLVFMSNHNIIISASKDTFVKFWDIDTEHNFRTLVGHRTEVWSLALVKNDHYLVTGCNDNELRVWKIFFTDTETVDINLQELTLTDDAEVSDMKHPLRCEKIGSILRSSRGRVVSLEVDTTHTIIGCHGVDNTVDLFQLLPDTKVKENVAKRLRKERKKAEKNGSNIEENVSKVPTIKDEIIRLPIIKISAKAKGLDMVMGRGGELRICVGVNNNSIELYSLLTQEKDIEIKQLRSITIHGHRTDVRAVCFSSDNLAFATASGDSVKLWNRPTLACLRTVQCGYALTLTFVPGDRHLIVGLKDGKMLIIDITAGDILEEVPAHSKELWSVTLFPDKKGVASGGGDQTVKFWNFELIEDPDREIKAKVLSVLHLKTLKLEDTVLCVRISPNNRFVAVALLDSTIKIFFLDTFKFFISLYGHKLPVLCMDISSDSTLITTGSADRNIKIWGLDFGDCHKSIFAHDDSVTGLSFVPGTHYVFTCGKDGRIKEWDADSFHKIVTLHGHTGEAWNCAVSPNGIYVVSCGSDKVVRLYERTSEPLVLQDEEEEERERQENELATGDTTVVPGQKQQSLPSRKTVSSEKGAELIMECLEVSEEYNEQLLKAAALGINTTPPVPLQMQAYNCTTTDDYFLETIKRIRARLSHGINSKISPMFNTSSSWSYYKYRRTFACIRNCERTCYKKSFQSKGYDWF
- the LOC100876203 gene encoding U11/U12 small nuclear ribonucleoprotein 25 kDa protein; translated protein: MDQARCTVKDDELGDVEHENKNQFKNEAIINKQAELDHNELVKLTKEAIDNIIESDPLFSGLPSDVTVEELKSQIAVAQGQAITLYLNRGELPKLGIVVPPHNTSVLNLKKAIKRHTNLSLKRENVKKKISWKHVWKKYYLCFDNVKLVNDNENIKAYGITNKAELYYVKKRREKNKLIRNT
- the LOC100876433 gene encoding KICSTOR subunit 2 isoform X4; translated protein: MEHEEEFLNTFFTQVAQLCTDKAKELIEKERGSCRQTQMGPWGMLLMHLPQIAVAEHLYADLGFLHTKNKGFLRKDNSLRTVYELLKSDLKRVEEMTRGTNSIGATVAEVSNQLCQYITAKIQLIDFYEKMYNMSINSKAMKYQELLESIEGITEAHSLSCSHLALTAIKTSLTLECEILVQLTKAQVELQHWRFLSTLMALYGAQTRMSAWERTLQSKESWKLGFGTSFLKANQQPALYQWLVKLRSNILAKCSLYFHTTLSQQANPGEMRSIMNKQNVDYYHKIQSFQRKHDVLAVLIVFDSRGVEDAGPGYRHPRREPNVTEQFPVVLSCPSAFAQKPSLYLDNVQKRIKERHAELLAMDKIVTCVHMQCTILILE
- the LOC100876316 gene encoding WD repeat-containing protein 3 isoform X3 — protein: MGLTKQYLRYVPAGNTNIIVSPACNIVFVTLQGQEGRFVAVGACEHVFVWDLRLGEKAQVLSGDKATVTCLAASPNKQHIAVGYMDGTIKTFNLESGENTSIFVGHRSEITTLVYDSKGHRLASGSKDTDIILWDIVAETGICRLSGHKGVITKLVFMSNHNIIISASKDTFVKFWDIDTEHNFRTLVGHRTEVWSLALVKNDHYLVTGCNDNELRVWKIFFTDTETVDINLQELTLTDDAEVSDMKHPLRCEKIGSILRSSRGRVVSLEVDTTHTIIGCHGVDNTVDLFQLLPDTKVKENVAKRLRKERKKAEKNGSNIEENVSKVPTIKDEIIRLPIIKISAKAKGLDMVMGRGGELRICVGVNNNSIELYSLLTQEKDIEIKQLRSITIHGHRTDVRAVCFSSDNLAFATASGDSVKLWNRPTLACLRTVQCGYALTLTFVPGDRHLIVGLKDGKMLIIDITAGDILEEVPAHSKELWSVTLFPDKKGVASGGGDQTVKFWNFELIEDPDREIKAKVLSVLHLKTLKLEDTVLCVRISPNNRFVAVALLDSTIKIFFLDTFKFFISLYGHKLPVLCMDISSDSTLITTGSADRNIKIWGLDFGDCHKSIFAHDDSVTGLSFVPGTHYVFTCGKDGRIKEWDADSFHKIVTLHGHTGEAWNCAVSPNGIYVVSCGSDKVVRLYERTSEPLVLQDEEEEERERQENELATGDTTVVPGQKQQSLPSRKTVSSEKGAELIMECLEVSEEYNEQLLKAAALGINTTPPVPLQMQAYNCTTTDDYFLETIKRIRAR
- the LOC100876433 gene encoding KICSTOR subunit 2 isoform X1, giving the protein MEHEEEFLNTFFTQVAQLCTDKAKELIEKERGSCRQTQMGPWGMLLMHLPQIAVAEHLYADLGFLHTKNKGFLRKDNSLRTVYELLKSDLKRVEEMTRGTNSIGATVAEVSNQLCQYITAKIQLIDFYEKMYNMSINSKAMKYQELLESIEGITEAHSLSCSHLALTAIKTSLTLECEILVQLTKAQVELQHWRFLSTLMALYGAQTRMSAWERTLQSKESWKLGFGTSFLKANQQPALYQWLVKLRSNILAKCSLYFHTTLSQQANPGEMRSIMNKQNVDYYHKIQSFQRKHDVLAVLIVFDSRGVEDAGPGYRHPRREPNVTEQFPVVLSCPSAFAQKPSLYLDNVQKRIKERHAELLAMDKIVYSKNVKDVCTYAMYNTDPRMTLITVFESGKQKDKETHVTSFMTDLCTQIRCNKVYESLKLSK
- the LOC100876433 gene encoding KICSTOR subunit 2 isoform X3, whose amino-acid sequence is MEHEEEFLNTFFTQVAQLCTDKAKELIEKERGSCRQTQMGPWGMLLMHLPQIAVAEHLYADLGFLHTKNKGFLRKDRVEEMTRGTNSIGATVAEVSNQLCQYITAKIQLIDFYEKMYNMSINSKAMKYQELLESIEGITEAHSLSCSHLALTAIKTSLTLECEILVQLTKAQVELQHWRFLSTLMALYGAQTRMSAWERTLQSKESWKLGFGTSFLKANQQPALYQWLVKLRSNILAKCSLYFHTTLSQQANPGEMRSIMNKQNVDYYHKIQSFQRKHDVLAVLIVFDSRGVEDAGPGYRHPRREPNVTEQFPVVLSCPSAFAQKPSLYLDNVQKRIKERHAELLAMDKIVYSKNVKDVCTYAMYNTDPRMTLITVFESGKQKDKETHVTSFMTDLCTQIRCNKVYESLKLSK
- the LOC100876316 gene encoding WD repeat-containing protein 3 isoform X1: MGLTKQYLRYVPAGNTNIIVSPACNIVFVTLQGQEGRFVAVGACEHVFVWDLRLGEKAQVLSGDKATVTCLAASPNKQHIAVGYMDGTIKTFNLESGENTSIFVGHRSEITTLVYDSKGHRLASGSKDTDIILWDIVAETGICRLSGHKGVITKLVFMSNHNIIISASKDTFVKFWDIDTEHNFRTLVGHRTEVWSLALVKNDHYLVTGCNDNELRVWKIFFTDTETVDINLQELTLTDDAEVSDMKHPLRCEKIGSILRSSRGRVVSLEVDTTHTIIGCHGVDNTVDLFQLLPDTKVKENVAKRLRKERKKAEKNGSNIEENVSKVPTIKDEIIRLPIIKISAKAKGLDMVMGRGGELRICVGVNNNSIELYSLLTQEKDIEIKQLRSITIHGHRTDVRAVCFSSDNLAFATASGDSVKLWNRPTLACLRTVQCGYALTLTFVPGDRHLIVGLKDGKMLIIDITAGDILEEVPAHSKELWSVTLFPDKKGVASGGGDQTVKFWNFELIEDPDREIKAKVLSVLHLKTLKLEDTVLCVRISPNNRFVAVALLDSTIKIFFLDTFKFFISLYGHKLPVLCMDISSDSTLITTGSADRNIKIWGLDFGDCHKSIFAHDDSVTGLSFVPGTHYVFTCGKDGRIKEWDADSFHKIVTLHGHTGEAWNCAVSPNGIYVVSCGSDKVVRLYERTSEPLVLQDEEEEERERQENELATGDTTVVPGQKQQSLPSRKTVSSEKGAELIMECLEVSEEYNEQLLKAAALGINTTPPVPLQMQAYNCTTTDDYFLETIKRIRASDLEETLLLLPYSIACKILKMLPKLLQSDYHTELIARLALCLIQAHHGPIISTEELLPVLETVKELAIKKVSNLKDMIGFNLHGMMYLQRVIEEKEGIQFFRDATKSSKHKNRVRKNKEKALKRAIMSL
- the LOC100877440 gene encoding distal membrane arm assembly component 2, producing the protein MLHVNLLTKMFHYSAHGVSKSVFYCIVNNNKININAVRLFYNDKESINHFLQYLRKRHSMMQMKYEDDERKAETKTYDESTPIKSLLFYKPNAPEMHDFFTFNWKYWWEHKKLQYRKIAQKYRYDKNEVLGPDIATAKFILISGGRVKFANQNDWIDATNKKEISKIPTDYQPEFILEGLDLRGYPLEYENLYTICNLYHLKWLSLRGCDTINDWSIDKLAAEYPNLEYLDISECKNVTDRGLQALYKTPNLKQLIVTDFTTSAAFELTCLLLQDINPYLNCKILKPEKELLLNHG